The following coding sequences are from one Methanosarcina sp. WWM596 window:
- a CDS encoding ABC transporter permease, producing the protein MIEVIYILWLRQLKHYWRSKSRLLGSLGQPLLFMITFGFGFGPMYSRASGGANYMDFLAPGIVSMAILFTAIFSGLEVIWDRQFGFLKETLVAPISRTEIMIGKTFGGATIAMIQGLIVLSLTYVLGFRISSLFNLGLGLIFMFLIAIFFTGLGLAIASKMKDMHGFQLIMNFLIMPIFFLSGALFPLENLPPAIYFISRIDPLTYGVDGLRGAIAGMSTFGIYNDLAVIGILATLVCAIGAVLFSKLEA; encoded by the coding sequence TTGATCGAGGTAATCTACATCCTCTGGCTCAGACAGCTCAAACATTACTGGCGCTCGAAATCCAGGCTGCTGGGTTCTCTCGGACAGCCCCTCCTCTTCATGATCACTTTCGGGTTCGGGTTCGGTCCCATGTATAGTAGAGCCAGCGGAGGGGCAAACTACATGGATTTCCTTGCCCCGGGAATAGTTTCTATGGCAATTCTCTTTACGGCTATCTTTTCAGGCTTGGAGGTCATCTGGGACCGGCAGTTCGGTTTTCTTAAAGAGACCCTTGTAGCGCCGATCTCAAGGACAGAAATAATGATAGGGAAAACCTTTGGGGGCGCAACCATAGCCATGATCCAGGGTCTGATCGTGCTGAGCCTGACCTATGTTCTGGGATTCAGGATTTCCAGCCTTTTTAACCTTGGGTTGGGGTTAATTTTCATGTTCCTGATAGCCATTTTCTTTACAGGTCTTGGCCTTGCCATAGCTTCAAAAATGAAAGATATGCATGGGTTCCAGTTGATCATGAACTTCCTGATCATGCCCATCTTCTTCCTGTCCGGAGCCCTCTTCCCCCTGGAAAACCTTCCTCCTGCAATCTACTTCATAAGCAGGATCGATCCCCTTACCTACGGTGTTGACGGCCTGAGAGGAGCCATTGCCGGGATGAGCACGTTTGGTATCTATAACGACCTGGCAGTAATAGGTATATTAGCAACCCTTGTCTGTGCGATCGGAGCAGTGCTGTTTTCGAAGCTTGAGGCATAA
- a CDS encoding LysE family transporter, giving the protein MLDIIEFLALGSFLGLAAGMSPGPLLAVTISETLQHGKWEGIKVAVSPLITDLPIILAVLFVLSHLTNSTFFIGVIAFFGASYLIYSGIESLKIKKDNVELNLEKKDSLKKGVIVNFGNPHPYVFWLSIGGPIIYKSFSTHVWATILFITGFYIFLVGSKVIVALIVDKSKYFINSKYYFSIIRVLGIAQIVFGLTFIKVGLDSLNII; this is encoded by the coding sequence ATGCTGGATATTATTGAATTTTTAGCCCTGGGATCATTTCTTGGTCTCGCTGCGGGAATGTCTCCGGGCCCACTGCTGGCTGTCACTATTTCTGAAACTCTACAGCACGGCAAATGGGAAGGAATAAAGGTTGCAGTATCTCCTTTGATTACGGATCTGCCAATAATTTTAGCTGTACTGTTTGTTCTGTCACATTTGACAAATTCTACTTTTTTTATAGGGGTCATTGCGTTTTTTGGGGCATCATATCTGATATATTCAGGAATCGAATCGCTGAAAATCAAAAAGGACAACGTTGAATTAAATTTAGAAAAAAAAGACTCCCTTAAAAAAGGAGTTATCGTTAACTTCGGGAACCCGCACCCATATGTCTTCTGGCTTTCCATAGGTGGGCCAATAATTTATAAGAGCTTTAGCACTCATGTCTGGGCTACAATATTATTCATAACCGGTTTCTATATCTTTCTTGTAGGCTCAAAGGTAATTGTTGCGTTAATCGTAGATAAGTCAAAATATTTTATAAATAGCAAGTATTACTTTTCTATCATCCGTGTTCTGGGGATTGCACAGATTGTTTTTGGATTAACTTTTATTAAAGTGGGCCTAGATTCGTTGAATATAATTTGA